The sequence TATGAACTTTTTCAAAATCACTCTTTTATCAACATTACTTTTTACAAACGGCCTATTCTCTCAAGAAAGCAATACAGAAATTAAAGCTAACGAGAATAAGATTCCCGAAAATATCTCTAAAAAAACAATTGCTAGGCCTGCACCTAGTATAAATGGACTACAAGTTCATTCACTTGGAATTGGACTAGGACAAACCTTTTTAAAGGGAGACTTTGGCCGTAACGGAGAAGACTCAATTACAATCGATATCTATCACAATTATTCAGCAAGTTATTCGTTTGATTTTTTATCAAATATTCATCTTTCCAAACATACATATGGAAATCATCATACAGTTATTCCAGGTATTGCCTTTGCAATTAAATCCAAGTTTTTTCAATTTGATAACTTTTCTCCTTATGCTCTTGGAGGTTTAGGGTTCTACAGACCTTATGTAAAAGATGAGCTTGGAAGATCTGAGGCAAAAACTAGATTTGGAGCGAATTTTGGTTTAGGAGTAGAATTAAAACTTAACAATCGAATGACAACAGGTATAATTGGCCATTATCATAACCCTTTTGATACAAAACAGTTTGGGAGGCCAGAAATTGACGGATCGTATTTCAAACTACTCCTCACAGCTCTCTATTCATTCTCAGGATTTTAAAAACCTTTATATCGTCACAGGTAAAGGGGGAGTTGGAAAATCACTGTTATCTCTGTCTTGTGCTTATTACATTTCTGAACATACTAAAGGGAAAAAGAAAGTCTTGTACTTAAATTTTGATGACCAACTTCCAGTTGAAAAGAAAGTACTAGATGAGCTCAAAATTGAATATTTCCCACTTTCTTTAGAAAAAAGTGCACAAGAATATATGTCTCGGAAATTGGGTTCTGCAACTATTTCAAGCTGGATAATGAAAACTCCATTTTTCAATGGACTATTTAATATAGTTCCTGGACTTGGAAATCTCATTCTCATAGGACATGTAATAGATATTATAAATAAAGAACCAGACACGATAATTGTGGCCGACTCTCCTTCTACTGGACATTTACTTTCTATTTTGGAGTCTCCTAAAAACTTTTTCCAAATTTTCAAAGAAGGTGCAATTGTCAATGATATAAAAAAAATGCAGACGTTTATGGAAAACAAAGATTATTTTCAAATAATCATTTCTTCTCTTCCAACAGAACTATCTGTAAAGGAATCACTTGACCTTGAACAAGAACTTAAAAGTATAGGAGATTTTGCTATCAGATTGTGTTTAAATGAAACTCTAAGCGATTTTTTTAATGGCCCACAAATTCAGACTCAGTTTCTTAAAAACAAAGTCGAAACCGAAAAAAATTTATTACAACTTTTCAAAAATCAACATGTCACAAAGATAGCTTATTCAACAAATTTTGATACTGTTGATAAAATTCGTGATATTGCGAAGAATATAGGACAATTGGTATGTCACAAAGATGTGAATTAGAAGTATTTTGTGGGACAGGTGGCGTTGGGAAAACAACATTAGCAACATCTAGGGCCATTCATCTTGCTTCCCTAGGACGAAGAGTACTTCTCATCACAATAGATCCTGCAAGAAGACTAAAACAAGTCTTAGGACTAGACCTACATAAATTTGGGAAAATTGAAGAAGTTAATTTAACACTTGAAAACAATCAACACATTACTTTTGATGCTGAATTACTTAATCCAAAAGAAACTTTAAAAAGAATTTCTGGTGCAAATGATGATGTACATTCAAATCCTATCCTTGATATTTTATTAAGGCCATATGGAGGACTTAATGAAATTATGTCTGTGTTAGAAGTACAATTTCATTTAGAACAAAATAATTATGAGACGATTGTATTAGATACACCACCTGGTCAACATTTCATTGATTTTGTTGAGGCCGCAAAAAAAATAGAAACTTTCTTTGACAATTCCTTCTTAGATTTTTTTGCCTATTTAAATAAGAAAATTGAAACCAATGTGAGGCCACCATCTTTTCTAAAAAAAATTGTCTCTTCAGGTGTAAAGAAATTATTAGGATATCTCGAAATTGTCACCGGTAAAGATTTTGTCGAGCTGTTTGTTGACACAATTTATATCCTCAATTTAAATAAAGAAGTCTTTCTCACGGCAAAAGATTTTCAACTCCAACTTAAAAACGAAGAATATAACCATTGGTTTGTAATCTTATCTGTTGAACAGAGTAAAGTCGATAGTATGCAAGATTTACTTTCGCAGTTTAATGAAATCACAAAAGGGAAGAAAACGATTTTAATTAACAAATCCCTCAAATCTACTCTTGATGCAATAAATCTTGATACCATATCTGAAATTGAAAAAACTTTACTTAACAATTTCTTAACGAAAGAAAATATTGCATTGAACTCTTTAGACAAACATAATATTCCTGTTCTAAAATTTGGTCTGATTTCTGATCAAGACCCTTTGAATCAGGCCAAAGAGTTAGCTGTATATTGGAAATCTTATTAATTTTCATGGAGGAGCTATGGCCCATATTACAAGTAAACAGATGCTTGAAGAGTTTGTTCTGTCAAATTGGAATTGTATCAACAAACATATTGATAAGCTCATGGAAAAAACCCCTCCCCCGCTCTACACAAGTGTTGATATTCGTGAAGGTCATGAAAAATTTGCTCCAGTAGATAATAATCTCTTTCCTGCAGGGTTTAACAATCTTTGTCAGAGAGATCTCGATAACGCTTCATTAGTTTTTGCAAACATATTCGAAAAACAAAATATAAAAGTAGTTGGAATCTATCCCGAATCAAACACAAGAAATCTTTTTTACCTAGATCATCTGGCCATACTAGGAAAAACAATTCGAGATGCAGGGGTAGAAGTCTATTTTTTGACATTGGATGAAACTCTTTTCGAAGATAACGATCAGATCGTTTTAACCAGTCAATCAAAATATTCTTTAACGTTTCATTTAGCGAATGTCGTTGAAAATAGACTTAAAATTAAGGCGGCTCACAAGATTGATCTATGTATTTTGAACAATGACCAATCTAAAAAAATTGGAATTCATTTAGAAGATTTGGATACTAAAATTTGCCCACACCCGGAACTAGGATGGTACAATAGAGAAAAATCAATCCATTTTGAACTTTATTCACAAGTCCTTGAAGAGTTTTGCAAAGAATTTTCAATCGATCCAAACCTGATGCAAGCAAAGTTTAAGGCCGTTCACGATGTCGATTTTAGTGAAAAAGAAGGACTGGAGTTACTTGCAACTCAGGTAGACAACTTAAAGAAAGAAATCGACACAATGCAAAGTGTCTTTATAAAGGCCAATAAAGGTACATATGGAATGGGTATTAGTGTCGTCGAAAGCGGGCAAGAAATCTTAGATTTAAATCGTAAGGGCCGCAATAAAATGGATATAGGAAAAAATAACTTAAAATTCACATCAATTATTGCTCAAGAAGGTGTTGAGACCATCATAAAGTATGATAGTATGCCCGCCGAGATTACAATATATTTGGTGAATGGCCAAAGCGTAGGTGGCTTTATGCGGGCAAATAATCAAAAAGATGCTAGAAGTAATTTGAATAGTAAAGGAATGGTTTTCAAAAAGTTTTGCATCAGCGAGATTAAAGAAAACCAAGATCACAATATTAAAGAGGCGCTCTACTCTATCATAGCAAGGTTATCAACTCTTGCTGCAGGCCATGAGATAAAGAGATTTGGGGCCGAATAAAGGATAAGGATTTATTATGATGAAAGGGGCCAAAGAAAACATCTTGCAAGCAATTGGTAACACGCCCATTGTGAAGCTCAACAGTATTACTAAAAACATCGCGTCTGAAATATATGTAAAATGTGAATTTATGAATCCCGGTGGTTCTATAAAAGATAGAATTGGGGCTTATATTTTAGAAAAATCAGAAAAAGCTGGTTTAATTAAACCTGGTGCGACAATTATTGAAGGTACTTCTGGAAATACAGGAGTGGGTCTGGCCATGTATTGCAATATTAAAGGTTATAAATCAATCTTTGTCATGGCAGACAAACAGTCACAAGAAAAAATAAATAATCTTAAGGCCTTTGGTGCACAGGTTATTTTATGCCCTACCAATGTTGCTCCTGAATCGCCTGAATCTTACTATAGTGTTTCAAAACGACTAGCAAATGAAATTCCAAATTCAATTTATATTAATCAATACGACAATCTTTTGAACCGAGATACACATGTTAATATGACTGGCCCTGAAATCTATAAGCAAACGGAAGGTGATTTCGATGTTTTTATGGCCGGAATTGGTACTGGGGGAACAATTTCAGGGAATGGTATGTATTTAAAATCAAAAATGCCTAATTTAAAAGTTGTAGCAGTTGATATAGATGGTTCAATTCTTAGGCACTATCACGAAACTGGAGAAATCTCTCAGGCCAGGCCATATGTCTTGGAAGGTATTGGAGAGGATATTATACCTCTAAATGTAAATTTTGATATTATCGATCAATTTGTCACTGTCTACGATAAAGAATGTTTTCTTATGACAAGAAGACTTTTACAAGAAGAAGGGATCTATGCGGGAGGATCATCTGGAGCAGTTGTGCAAGGAGCACTAAGATATGCGGAGTCTCTTAAAGAACCCAAGAAAATCCTCTGCATCCTACCTGATTCAGGAAATCGTTATGCTTCAAAGATTTATAATGACGAATGGATGAAAAAGGGTGGCTACCTTTCAGAATAAGATTAATACTTTTTAGGAGCTTATATGTCCAAAAATTTTAAGGACCTGCATTTTGATAGTAAAATTATTCACGTGGGTAATGAACCGGATAGAACGACAGGATCTATCATTCCTCCCATATATCAAACTTCAACCTATGTCCAAAAATCCCCTGGTGACCATAAAGGTTATGAATATACCCGAAGCCACAATCCGACTCGATCTAGATTAGAAGAATGCCTGGCCTCATTGGAAAATTCAAAGCACTGCCTCGTCACTGCAAGCGGAATGTCTGCTGTGATGCTCATAATGCATGCTCTTCCGGCCAAGAGTAAAATAATCTGTGGAGATGACGTTTATGGAGGAACCTATAGACAGTTTTCGACAATTATGAATTCAATGCATGAATTTACATTCGCTGATACAACAGACTTAAAACTACTTGAGAAATTATTAAAAGATAAAAGGCCAAATCTTTTGTGGTTAGAAAGTCCAACCAATCCAATGCTTAAAATAACGGATATTAAAAAGGTTTGTGCCTTAGCTAAAAAGACCAACACAATGGTTGTGGTTGATAACACTTTTATGAGTCCGTATTTCCAAAACCCACTTGAATTAGGTGCTGATATTGTACTTCATTCAATGACGAAATATATAAATGGGCATAGTGACGTTGTTGCAGGATGCTTGATGACTAATGATAAAAAATTCTATGATCGACTTTGGTATATGCAAAACTCAATTGGCCCTTGTCAGTCTCCCTTTGATTCATGGTTAATTTTAAGAAGTTTAAAAACGTTGTCTGTTAGAATGCGCGCACATGAAGCGAATGCTAAAAAAATAGCTTTATTCCTAGAAGGACATCCCAAAGTAAAAAGAGTTATCTATCCAGGTTTGAAGTCTCATCCACAACACTTAATTGCAAAAAAACAAATGCATGGTTTTGGAGCGATGATTTCTTTTATGATTAAAGGGGATCTAAAAGCTGCAAAGATTTTTCTAAAAAATGTAAATCTCTTTTCACTAGCAGAAAGTTTAGGAGGAGTAGAGAGTTTAATTGAACATCCAGCAATAATGACTCACGCTTCAGTTCCTAAGAGTGAAAGAGAAAAGTTAGGGATATCAGACAGTCTTATTAGAATCTCTGTCGGGATAGAAAACGTAGATGATCTTATTGATGATCTTAAATCAGCTTTCGCCAAATGTTAAAACTCAACATTTGGCACAGGTGCTTGAGGAGTCTGTTCTTGTTGATCAGTTTTTTCATTCGAACTTGTTTCTGATGTTTCAAGAACAGCTTTGTAATCCTGTCCCCTCGTAAGGACTTCTTTATCTCTAAGATACTTAAGCATTAGCTGATAGGCGCAGAAAAATTTTCCATGGGAAGAGTCTAAATCTTCTTTATATCCTTCTGCAAAAATCAATCCATCATCCTGAACAATTGATACAAGCTCTGAAAAAGATTCACAAAAACTTGATTTGGAATTATTACAATTTTCCCATTTAAAAACATCTAGACCTGTTTCGCCATATTTAATATGAACTGGTGCCCTACAAACATCAACAATCCATCTTCTTTTGATAAAATGATAGCTTTGATGCTTTAGTTCAATGACACAACCTCTTTTGTTCACAGATATATTTCTTTGCAATAAACCAAACAAACCAGTTTTATGTGAAACCTCAGTTTTAAAGTTTGTATCAAGACATTGTTTTTCATCCATTGAGTACGTTGTAAGAGAAATGATGAAAGCAATAAGAATAAAATTAAACTTGGACAATAACATTTTGATCGACCTCGATTACAATGGCCGTTGCATCATAATCAAGAAAACTAGCGGCCATATCTTTTTTAAGCTGATAGAAGAGTTCAGTTAAAATCTCCCTCGGTTCATTATGAATGATACTTTCAATAAAGTCATCTATTTCCATACCATTTATGACATCATTACAATTTTTCAGAAAGCCAGGAGATAAAACAAT is a genomic window of Halobacteriovoraceae bacterium containing:
- a CDS encoding AAA family ATPase; this translates as MSQRCELEVFCGTGGVGKTTLATSRAIHLASLGRRVLLITIDPARRLKQVLGLDLHKFGKIEEVNLTLENNQHITFDAELLNPKETLKRISGANDDVHSNPILDILLRPYGGLNEIMSVLEVQFHLEQNNYETIVLDTPPGQHFIDFVEAAKKIETFFDNSFLDFFAYLNKKIETNVRPPSFLKKIVSSGVKKLLGYLEIVTGKDFVELFVDTIYILNLNKEVFLTAKDFQLQLKNEEYNHWFVILSVEQSKVDSMQDLLSQFNEITKGKKTILINKSLKSTLDAINLDTISEIEKTLLNNFLTKENIALNSLDKHNIPVLKFGLISDQDPLNQAKELAVYWKSY
- a CDS encoding glutamate--cysteine ligase gives rise to the protein MAHITSKQMLEEFVLSNWNCINKHIDKLMEKTPPPLYTSVDIREGHEKFAPVDNNLFPAGFNNLCQRDLDNASLVFANIFEKQNIKVVGIYPESNTRNLFYLDHLAILGKTIRDAGVEVYFLTLDETLFEDNDQIVLTSQSKYSLTFHLANVVENRLKIKAAHKIDLCILNNDQSKKIGIHLEDLDTKICPHPELGWYNREKSIHFELYSQVLEEFCKEFSIDPNLMQAKFKAVHDVDFSEKEGLELLATQVDNLKKEIDTMQSVFIKANKGTYGMGISVVESGQEILDLNRKGRNKMDIGKNNLKFTSIIAQEGVETIIKYDSMPAEITIYLVNGQSVGGFMRANNQKDARSNLNSKGMVFKKFCISEIKENQDHNIKEALYSIIARLSTLAAGHEIKRFGAE
- a CDS encoding PLP-dependent transferase, with protein sequence MSKNFKDLHFDSKIIHVGNEPDRTTGSIIPPIYQTSTYVQKSPGDHKGYEYTRSHNPTRSRLEECLASLENSKHCLVTASGMSAVMLIMHALPAKSKIICGDDVYGGTYRQFSTIMNSMHEFTFADTTDLKLLEKLLKDKRPNLLWLESPTNPMLKITDIKKVCALAKKTNTMVVVDNTFMSPYFQNPLELGADIVLHSMTKYINGHSDVVAGCLMTNDKKFYDRLWYMQNSIGPCQSPFDSWLILRSLKTLSVRMRAHEANAKKIALFLEGHPKVKRVIYPGLKSHPQHLIAKKQMHGFGAMISFMIKGDLKAAKIFLKNVNLFSLAESLGGVESLIEHPAIMTHASVPKSEREKLGISDSLIRISVGIENVDDLIDDLKSAFAKC
- a CDS encoding cysteine synthase family protein; amino-acid sequence: MKGAKENILQAIGNTPIVKLNSITKNIASEIYVKCEFMNPGGSIKDRIGAYILEKSEKAGLIKPGATIIEGTSGNTGVGLAMYCNIKGYKSIFVMADKQSQEKINNLKAFGAQVILCPTNVAPESPESYYSVSKRLANEIPNSIYINQYDNLLNRDTHVNMTGPEIYKQTEGDFDVFMAGIGTGGTISGNGMYLKSKMPNLKVVAVDIDGSILRHYHETGEISQARPYVLEGIGEDIIPLNVNFDIIDQFVTVYDKECFLMTRRLLQEEGIYAGGSSGAVVQGALRYAESLKEPKKILCILPDSGNRYASKIYNDEWMKKGGYLSE